TTATACTCAAGTAGTAgtcaattgttttttgtttttcagtctattttacattattcgattatttaattttttaccaAATTGAGCAACTTTACATGCATGACagccattccattccattccagtGTGTGTTGAATTGCAATGCAAGAACACAGTCATTAtcgcgatctaatttatcttatttattatgtattatgtaaaactaagagatgaataacatcaaattaaaagcacaaaatgaatgccgacccaccatccaccagttcaacttcaagacaagtttttccagagagattattacatcgctgtttgacgtgtgtggcagtgctagcatgaattcacttgagacaaatgtgcacattagcactcaataagtcatcaaaacttacctttatgcattcccacatagtatcagcatttgagaccaaatatgaggtgaacgaaaaatggtacaaatacagcagtagtctatctgtgcggcatgaagtagttagcacacgcacaatggacatgagtcaagtgagacggaagtaacagagagaattcggccacttttcaaaataaaacaaaaaaaaatgaaataatggaaattattttttctttctgtgcggcccggtaccaaatgggGATCACTGATTTacagaacaaaacaaatgttCATTGCTTCTCAAATTCATACAATTTCAAAAACAGAGGAAATGGTCATTTTCCAGTGGTCTCTTCGATTTTTCCAGagctgtttattattatatcttatttataatatttattttatgccaTTTGGGAGGTAGTGTTTCtgctgttatatttatattctcATTTGTAGTAGTTTTTGCTAATATATAGAATATTACCTTTCATTGGCTTCTTATTTACCGTGAACCTGTGTGGTTTTGGTGAAGTCGTTTGCCATTTAATGAGTGTTCTATTTACAAGTGACGTACTTCCCAAGACTTGTTGGGTACAAGGTGTTAACACTAAAAGTGTATAATTGGAGCACATCAGAGAGCGTTCGTCATAAACAAGTCTTATCTGCGACGTGTTCTCGGGTGACACAATTAAACCATAAAAACAGATGTGAACGACTACTGGCAGTGAAGGATACAGAGAGtttaaatgtattgtattgcTCACCTTTCAACATTGCGGCACTCAAATGCCTTTTATCCAGCTGTCAAGATTAGTGAGGAAAGTGATAGCAGGATCCTGACTTTGGTGCTTTTAACGCTGTATGCTAGCGGGCGATATGTGCGGCCGTGTTAACGTTTAACCTTTAATgttgcatttagaggtgaaagcTGTTTACTCTACAAGGAAACTATAGCTTCCATAAATACTCTTGAAATATGACTGAAAGTGTGGTTTTTAACAAGGCCTAAGATCCTGTAATAAGattatattgtttatataacatattataatatatttgttATTGCAACAAATTTGTTTTTGAAGCCAAAACAATGGATGTGCATGCTAAAATGTTCATAGAATCGTGTATCATGTATCAGTTATGCACAACAGTGAATGTTGGTGCCGGTATTAGCGCTAACATATCAAGAGGTGTCCTGACTTGtccaataaaataattattaccCTCccaaaacataactgagattaattgagatctatcagtctggaaaaaggttttaaagccatttctaaagatttggggctccagtgaaccacagtgagagccattatccacaaatggtgaaaacatgaaaacaacagtggtgaaccttcccaggagtggccggccaaccaaaattaccccaagagcgcagcgactattcatccaagaggtcacaaaagaccccacaacaacatccaaagaactgcaagactcatgatgaaaaccactgctgaacaaaaagaacattaaggcttgtctcaattttgtctggaaacatcttgatgatccccaagacctttgggaaaatactcggtggtctgacgagacaaaagttgaactttttggaaggtgtgtggcccattacatctggcgtaaaagtaacgccgcattaaaaaaacaacaacatcataccaacagtgaaatatggtgggggtagtgtaatggtctggggctgtttttcagCTTcaggaaccatgaattctgctgtctaccaaaaaaatcctgaaggagaatgtccggccatctgttggtgacctcgaGCGGAAACcgacttgggttctgcagcaggacaatgatccaaaacacaccagcaagtccacctctgaatggctgaagaaaaacaaaatgaagactttggaggggGCCTAggcaaagtcctgacctgaatcctattgagatttttttttctcccttaataataaaaagtttcatttaaaaactgcattttgtgttcagttgtgttgtcattgaataaaacttacatttgtttgacgatctgaaacatgcaacaaaatcagaaatcaggacgggggcaaaaacatttcacactttctgctttttaatttttttattcgttaggttgtatatttttaaaatgttgtgatCCTTAGATTCATGAGATTTGCATATACACTATACGGCAGCGGTGGGgccaagtcagtgttttgcaagtctcaagtaaagaagTTCCAGTCAAAGCCAAGTCTCGACTGGTCgagtcaagtccaaagtcatcgaCTTGAATGATTTGAGTTTAGTGTTTACcaaagaaaatgacattttaacaatGAAACATTCTATTAAATTTTAATGCAATGAATGCATCtcgaattgtttttattttatttaataaacgAGTGTGAAAAGAcgaaagagtgctgacatagcattcaggactgatgtaatccacacattcgttgtttgttcttaaacccgTTGGGACTTCaatagatgcattcagtgaggTAGATTCAAagtgaaaatatgttgtcttgatgGGAATGACATAAAAACGACCACGTTCACGTCATTCAAGTCTCGAGCCATTCATGTCACAGTCCAAGACGAGTTGCTAACTTTGATGGtattgtcaagtcgagtccaaagtcatcaaaattgtgactggaGTCCAAAGTCGCATGACCTAATCCCACATCTCTGATGCATGGTATGCTACACTCTTTACCATCCAAACCAATTTGGTGCCACTGGCTCCCATTGCAGCTCCATGCTTTTGTATGTATCTGTAATCCTGACTTATTATAATGATTTTCCGATGTTATGAATCTAAGCCTCTGCTCTTCAAGTAAAGAGAAAACAGTTTGTATTTGTAAAGAACCCCCAAACCATCAGGGGACGGTAGAGCTTCATCACAGAAAAATCTAACTGATCTAACTGAAAGTGAAAGAAATATTTAAGGGTAAGGTGTGGCTTCATGTTTAAGGGCGCTACAAGGGTTAAATGTGTCCCGAAAAGCCCACTGTTCCTTTCACCAGGGAATAAGTGacaaaaatagcacaaaaaCACTGATTTGTCTCGTCTAACCTGCTTTTATTTACGTTCTGGATGGTTGGTCAACCAATGAACCACGTTTTTGGTCAGATTATGAGTTTTTTGACCGGCAAATGGTATTTTAAAGTCAAATTACTAAACACAGTGCCTTTTGTAGTGCTTCACGAGTACTGCAATGTAGGTTGTTGTAAATAATCAACCAATGAGAAACTTTTGATTGTTCTTGAGGTCAATTTGTGCGCGGCTCGAGTTGTTGGCTGTCGCTCGCCAGAGGCACGAAGTGACTGCTTGCTCAAACATGAAGGGTTCACCTTCACAAGCAAGAGCCAGCTTTTTTCCACCTTATTATTTCCTGTGTCTCATTTCTGTATGAAAGGCACAGCGTATTGATTGACTCACAAAATGAtatggaaacatttttttttttaaatgcttctAAAAGCAATGTGAAAGGATCTTGTGGGAAAGGTTTAAGGAGGTCACCCTATTTTCTGTGAGGGCGCCTGTGTGTAAAGGGTAGCCACAATGCCGGGACAGTGGTGTGAAGTTTAACACACTTGTCAgtgtttgtgttgaaagcaattatTGTCGCATCTTCCAGCTAACCATCTGTTTGCTGGATGCCGTGCCGTAGGGTTCTGCATAATAGGCACAGCCGAACAAATTCCAGATGTTGATATTttgtggcatctctgtgtgaaaagtGTTCTAATCTGTGTCTACGCCTCCACAGGTGCCAGCATGAGCAGCGAAAGGGCAGATGAGGTCATCATCAACACTTGCTTCACCACCGTTCACACAGTGGGCTTGCACAATGACGGCAGGCGCCTCCGCTTCATGCATAAGGACGGCAGGTTCCCCGTGGTCTTCCAAAAGGTGCCCAGGGAGTGGAGCCCGTACTTGCTGGACATCTTCACCACTCTGGTGGAGATCCGCTGGAGGGTGATGCTCCTGGTTTTCTCGCTGTCCTACATTGTCTCCTGGCTCTTTTTCGGCCTGTGCTACTGGTTCATTGCGTTTGTACACGGCGACAACAGCGAGGCGGCCGGCGATCCCTGCGTGGTGAACGTCTACGGCTTCACCTCAGCGTTTCTCTTCTCCATGGAGACTCAGGCGACCATCGGTTACGGCTTCAGGGGCATGACAGAGACCTGCATGGGGGCCATCATCGTGGTGACGGCTCAGGATGTGTACAGCTGCCTCCTAGACACAATTGTCATTGGTATTGTCATCGCTAAAATGGCGTCTGCTCGTAAGAGGGCTCAGACGGTTGGCTTCAGCAGGTTGGCGGTGGTCAACCTGCGGGACGGGGTGCTGTGTCTGTCTTGGCGCATTGGGGACTTCAGAGGGAATCACATCTTGGAAGGCGTCGCCCGAGCTCAGCTCGTGCGCTACTCCAAACGATTGGAAGGACCTGTGGCGATATCATACCAGGATCTGGACATCCAGAACCGGGATTTAGTCCTCGCCACGCCCGCCACGGTGGTACACAAGCTAGAACCAGGCAGCCCCCTCTACAACCTGAGCCCTGATGACCTTTTAGAGGATGACTTTGAACTCGTGGTGTCCTTCACCTACACAGGTGACTCCACAGGCATGCTCCATCAGACACGGACCTCCTACACGCCCGCGGACATTCACTGGGGACAGCGTTTCCAGGACATGCTGAAAGTGGGAAGGAAGCACTACAAGGTGGACTATGCTCTGTTTAATGAGACCACGTGGGTGACGACCCCCTTGCTTAGCGCGGAGCAGTATGACGGGGGGAGGAGTCAGCAAGGCCTTTCGCGGTCAATGCCGGTTAAGAGAGACTGCTGCTGTACAGAAGAGGTGATGCAGCAAACATATTTTTAGTTTAAACAAGATGTAGATGTAAATATATTTATCACCATGCAACCAATTTGTATACAGGTACTCTGAATTGTGTAAATTGTACAAATGTAAGTATTATACAATAAAAGTGTACTTTTCTATAAATGGAAGGAGTACTGACTCCATCATTGTGTCAACCAACTCTGGAAGCAACCCAACAAAAAACGACTGATTACTTTTCATTTTGACAACACACCGAAGTttatcagctgggataggctccagcatacccccgcgatcctaataaggagaagcggcatagaaaatggatggatggatggatggatggatggataaatgaaaTTCTTGGAGCAGCTCTACACTGCCATCTTGTGTCACAATGAACAAGTAGTGTTCATTTTAAATCACCATAATAATGTTGGAAAGTTTTCATCAACCAAAACtcattctaataataataatgattatggTAAAATTATTGATAATCATAACTTTTAAATCCtaataaataaagcaaaaacatgtttttagttTTGTAAATAAAGACACAATTTCTTTTCGTTGTAATGGTATTATTTCcaacaatattacaaaaaataataaaatgctaaTACCAAACAtactaaaaaaacagaaacataaTACCTTTTATTCAACAAATAGACACattttaatagtaataatgtcattttaatcacTAATAAATCCAAATATGTAattttgtaaatgaaaaaatgatcattataatgataataataatttcacacTCCCAACAgtgattatttttaaataatacagatttttaaaattatttctaaTGATCTTAAAATACTAAACAAtaatatcacgttttaatcagcaaaaaagacatttcaatCACACCAACAATGCacttatttgtaattattaataaattaaatgcaattaaaaattgGAATGTTTAGCTCAGTGATTAattcttaataaaaaaatacatttaattttttttgtattttaaagtaattttggAAAGGTTTAATCAACCTGCATCCtactttaaataataataataataaatagttttACTCCAACAGCGATTATTTTTGAAGACTAAAATATACTTTCATTTAACGTCATTTTTAATGTCAATAACAATTCTGAAAATGTTCCAGTATTTATTAGTAGtgaaaatattttctttattaaaaACTTTCTACCAACTTTTCAGTTTCGTGGTTTACAAATCACACGCTTATTACCAACCACCAACATATGTATGCACCCAGGAGGCACGTTTTTTctacaatattatattatattatatatttatattctaATATATTTTCTACTATATTATTAGAAAAGCCTCACGGAGTCGCTCCGTCTTTCTATTGGCCAGCGCTGCTAGGGGGCGTGGTTAAACcggtgtggtttttttttttccattttatcaAAGTGACTCCTGTCGAAAAGAAGCACAACAGATTTTCTTTCCCTGTCGAGTTGAGGTTATGGCACAATTTACTGCACCAGACAGAAACCTAAGTAAGggcactactactactactactcataataataatattcctaataataatattaatagtgGAGCAGACAGAACTAAACACAGCAAGAGAGCGTGTGTTGCGTTTATGGGacataaaaaaatcaggaaaCAACATTTTAACTGTGCAAGGACCAACAGGTGAGCGATTTCTCCTAATTTAGCGCAATACCTTGCTTGAAAAGTATTATTATAATCGTAGTATTTGTATAATTATGTATTGTCTGCCCTGGATTTGAAGAAACACGCATAATACGTGATGTATTCCTGTTGATATTCATACAAATAATCCAAACATTgcagtgtttttaaatgaacacaaGAAACGCGCATGTATGATTGATTGTGTACTAACAATATTAGTGCAGCTTTTACGTAAGCAATTTCCATCTGCCTGTTGACTGTAAGTGAGCGCAGTCACGGTAATAATGAGCgattaataagtaataataagttATGGAAGACGGAAATGACCACAATTGTAAAGAGCCTTTTTGGTAAATAAAGTTCGTTTAACTTCGTCTTCCGGCAACACTTTACGTCCgtttaatttgtttgtttttgaatgcATTGTGATGCACTGTTGTCTCCTTGGACGTGGTTTCAGTAATTGTtacaattgaaataaaaaaaaaagactttaaagGTGTTGGGTGAAGACTGATGATCAgcagcgtgtgcgtgtgcgtgtgtgtgcgtgtgtgtgttgccacgTCTCGCAGACACAGCAGTGTCATCATTAGccaaggaaaaacaaagatgatGCTCGGGGAATTGGGAACAGGTCCTGCATATTTTGCCCCCAATTACTTTCACTAGCAAGCATATCTTTcaaaattacaatgaaaaatCCTAATTGGATTAGAGTTTTGGTCCATGTGGTGCTGAGACAAGGCCACCACGGACGTGGCCTGTTTGCAGCCAGTGGATGTTATAATTCTAATGGAACCAATGCAGTCAAAGTCAATAGGCTTTCTAATTTAACTGCCCTTGATGCTCTGTTGCATATTATGCAAGGTTACTGTTGCCCGCAAGAGGAACCGATACACCCTCTCTAAAATAGCTGCGAGGATCATTTACACCATTTGTTGTTATACCAACGTTGCCTCTGGTAAAGCCATAAAAGTCACACTACAGCTGAATTTTGGAAGGCATTGAGGACGTGCGTGGTTTTGCGTTTTGCGGCTGCCAGCCGGATTAAGATGTAATTTGACTCAGCTCCTGGGGGATGTGACCTGGCAAATTAATACTCACATAAAGCAAGATAAACAAGGATTGGATGATATTTGCAATCTGGGGGTGCCAGGGTGGTAATAGtatagtttatttcaaacatgtgtaatggtgtttacacttgcacaattcaacatgtctgaaaaggagcaggaagaagcaaagttgatTAAATCTTACCCCTTCTCCGTGTCTATTGGTGTTTGTACCATGTCATTTTCTAAGTGGGAGGGAAAACGGATTAAAATGTGTGATAGCAAACTACAATACAAACAAAGTGTTTGTAGCTTGCTCTAGCTGCTGGTTAATGTAGGAAGCCTCGACGATGCATTATTTAGGCAGCAGGTAATCACACACCTGAACCCACTGGATCTTCACTCTGGTTCCTGCAAATTACTTTAAAACTCTGGTTTGCCCTCCCCGTTATTTTCACAGTCAACTCCGCAGATGAGGTTCCTCGCAAAGGAGTGACCCGCCCTCGCCAAAGGCCCTCCGCTCTGGATCCGGTCCTGTCGTTTCTTCTCGACGTGTCCCCGGGATCAATCAAAACTGTTTCTCCAACGCTTCTACCAGAAACTTAGACTGTTTTCCAAAGCAGACGCGGCCCAGCCCCCCCGGGCGGAAGCAATGGGGAGCGTGCGGAGCCACCGCTACAGCATCGTGTCCTCCGAGGAGGACGCCGTGAAGCTGGCCAACATGGTCGTCCCCAACGGCTACGGCAACGGCGACGTCAATAACAAGGCCGAGCACCGCCGCCAGAGCCGCTTCGTGCGCAAGGACGGCCACTGCAACGTCCAATTTGTCAACATGAGCGAGAAGGGCCAGCGCTACCTGGCAGATATCTTCACCACCTGCGTGGACATCCGCTGGCGATGGATGCTGCTTATCTTCTGCCTTTCCTTTCTGCTCTCGTGGTTGTTCTTCGGCTTGGTCTTCTGGCTGGTGGCGCTCTGCTACGGTGACCTAGAGAGCGACACGCAGATGTGCGTCTCCAACGTGGACAGCTTCACTGCCGCCTTCTTATTCTCAGTGGAGACGCAAACCACCATCGGGTACGGATACCGCTACGTGACAGAGGAGTGCCCCGTTGCCGTCTTCATGGTGGTCTTCCAAAGCATTGTGGGGTGCATCATCGACGCTTTCATCATCGGCGCGGTCATGGCAAAGATGGCCAAGCCCAAAAAGAGGAATGAGACGCTGGTGTTTAGTCACTTTGCTACCGTGGCCATGAGGGACAGCAAACTGTGCCTCATGTGGCGTGTTGGGAACCTGAGGAAGAGCCACCTGGTGGAGGCCCATGTCAGGGCGCAACTCCTCAAGTCTCGCACGACCGCGGAGGGCGAGTTCATCCCACTGGACCAGGTTGACATTGACGTGGGCTTCGACAGCGGCATCGACAGAATCTTCCTGGTGTCTCCCATCACCATTGTGCACGAGATCGACGAGGACAGCCCCTTCTATGAGATGAACAAGCAGGAGCTGGAGACGTCCGAGTTTGAGATTGTGGTGATCCTGGAGGGCATGGTGGAGGCCACGGCCATGACCACGCAGTGTCGCAGCTCCTACGTGGCTAGCGAGATCCTGTGGGGTCACCGCTTTGAACCGGTGCTCTTCGAGGAGAAGAACTACTACAAAGTGGACTACTCGCGCTTCGACAACACCTACGAGGTGTCCAGCACGCCGCACTGCAGCGCCAGGGAGCTTGCGGAGAAGAGGTCCAACGCCTCCAGCCTCAGAAACTCATTTTGTTACGAGAACGAGGTGGCGCTGGAGAAAATTGAGCTGGAGGAGGAACTGGAGGAGGGGGAGAGCGGAGCGACAAGGAGCATCCAGGAGGGTCCGCTGGGAGACAAAAACACGGACGAGGGCTCAGACTCGGACCACAATCTGGATTCTTTGCCTTTGGAATCAAGACCTTTGACTGCTGAATCAGAAATATGACCACAGCCATGGAATGATGTCTTTGATATGGAAACACAAACACTTACTGGCTGATTCAGCAATAATCTCCTAGCAGAAGTTAACTGTACAACACAAATGTCAAGTCTATTTATATTCTAGTGCAATAGTCCAAATACCCTTCTTGATATGCAATTTCATTCCCACCTCTAGTGGCCTACATGTCACACACGTTTGTGACTAAAAGTAATATGCAGTCgtgaatactgtatatacagtactacgTTAAGTACACGATATATTTAATACAACAGCTGTGTCAACAATTAGGTCTTTATGCTCCTTTTGACTGACATTGTCAAAGTATTGATTTAAGTATATGTTTATGATTGattgtgcttgtagtttgcaATATAATGCAGTGCACTTCTACGCCACTGCAAACTACGATAACACTCATGAAATGATCCAGTATGTCAATCAAatcttaacatttttattagatttttattgtattcattgacttgttttcttatttattttacaaaggCTCACATTTTTGATACAGCCCTTCTATTGAACCCCGTTGCCCCATTTGCACCGGAGCTGGTCTCTTCGCAAACTAGATTTCATAATAGGAAATGCATCGGTCGGAAGATCCCGGCATCATCTAATGTGCAATAACAGAATGGCTGCTAATGCTTTCAACTCTGTAGGagccaaaaatgtattatttgtctTCTTGACAGTATGCAATGGCGTACCGTGGCGTTATTCCTTATAGATGAGCATGAgagcgtctgtgtgtgttttcccgACTGTTACCACTGTCCCAATAGCAAAAAGCCTAACATGTACATATATGTGGAAGAGGCAACGTCAATATCCCCTTCTAACATCGATGGGTGGGTGCGATGCTGGACTGTTCTTATGGAGGCCAGTGTTGGATTAACCCCTTCATGTCACCACTGTAATCATGAATGGCCCTTTTGCTATGTCTTAAAGGTCCCCTGTTATGCAAATTGACGTTTTGacgatgttctaacagtaatatgcgCTCCTCGAGCCCTTTTTTAATGTGCaacgtgagaaaaatgtatcaattcccttacttgtttgctccactttcaAAAGGAGAGATGCTCAAACGGTTGCAGGCAGGCGTCACACAGCAAATTGAGGAGTGTTAATTTTTTGGTGTTGATGAGAATCTTGAAGTTGGAGTGTCAATCTTACACTATTTGGAGTTGATctaacactgcattttcttaaaaatgttaaatttaacactggatcatgaaagtgttgtagttaaaatggagtgttgaaaatgtttaaatcttgttagtgtcacaataaagacattcaaCACTTCCACACTCCATTTAACACCTAACAGTGTTCACGTGCCCACGGACATTTCATTTAGACTCCACCCCTCACTTCACGTTGCTGATGGAAGAAGTTGACAATTAGGAATCATTTTGCATCAGTAGGTAAGTAAAcgtttaaatactgtagatgaactatgaatgaattgtgttgtaccttgtttacacataaaaaacgttagtttttggtgtgatatttaagactaataaactgaggcagctgtttccacccaaagcctttgctaatgttagctcgtGTTTTTGCTAAGTTATATTTTCTATTAAGTGTTGCTGTGAGCTGAATCGGCACTGCCTGGGCAACATTTGTCAAAGTAAGTGAACGCTACGTTAtatcttcatttttaatgagctaATGGCTAACTAGCTAATTGGCACGAGGAGCCCCCACACGTAGGCCTGCTGGCCCCCAGCAAAGGACTTGATATGctgtacaagatacaagatatcaaggttggcaactctaattgttactttaacttaaaaataattgtcaggcgtgtgttggaagtgaactacacaaatttttttttagaatgatgcatctttatttttcttcttgattCACAGCAAACCTTTCCTTGAGACTTACGTGAATGTGgtaagtaatattttttttttcaatcaatgcaTAATAAGCCCTGCAACTGTGGcaattccatatttatttaattattttagtaggatgttttatattattattattattttatttattcttattctcagaGGTGGATGGAGATGTGTAGACTCCACTATCCCTTCACCCCAGTTATCGCCAGTTGGTGGCGAGTCTCCACTCTTGCCGACTACATCCCATTCATCAGGTTCGACAATTTATCCTTCAGCCCACAAGAGGAacccaacagaaccaatggATCAGGATGAAGCATGACGGGTAAGCTttgagtaaatgaatgtaaaattaatattatcaatgatatgtagtgtttttatacatgacattgttttattgaAGAATCCTCTTGAATTCCCATGAACACACTatatatcattttaatatttttggcagaAAGTCGGTGGTGTTTTGAGGGCCAATCCGAAAGGTGAGGAAATCTTCAAGGAGTGCAACAAGACTGAAACACTAACCGATGCAAGGTGTAAACAGATGGTGAACATCCTGGCTGCAGATATGATGGAGCTGCATGGGTAAGAAGAACTTCCCCCTTTCCATTAGAACAGTCATTCCACGTAAGACCATGTACTGTGGGAATGGTTCTA
This genomic interval from Dunckerocampus dactyliophorus isolate RoL2022-P2 chromosome 18, RoL_Ddac_1.1, whole genome shotgun sequence contains the following:
- the LOC129171430 gene encoding inward rectifier potassium channel 16-like encodes the protein MSSERADEVIINTCFTTVHTVGLHNDGRRLRFMHKDGRFPVVFQKVPREWSPYLLDIFTTLVEIRWRVMLLVFSLSYIVSWLFFGLCYWFIAFVHGDNSEAAGDPCVVNVYGFTSAFLFSMETQATIGYGFRGMTETCMGAIIVVTAQDVYSCLLDTIVIGIVIAKMASARKRAQTVGFSRLAVVNLRDGVLCLSWRIGDFRGNHILEGVARAQLVRYSKRLEGPVAISYQDLDIQNRDLVLATPATVVHKLEPGSPLYNLSPDDLLEDDFELVVSFTYTGDSTGMLHQTRTSYTPADIHWGQRFQDMLKVGRKHYKVDYALFNETTWVTTPLLSAEQYDGGRSQQGLSRSMPVKRDCCCTEEVMQQTYF
- the LOC129171551 gene encoding inward rectifier potassium channel 2-like — translated: MGSVRSHRYSIVSSEEDAVKLANMVVPNGYGNGDVNNKAEHRRQSRFVRKDGHCNVQFVNMSEKGQRYLADIFTTCVDIRWRWMLLIFCLSFLLSWLFFGLVFWLVALCYGDLESDTQMCVSNVDSFTAAFLFSVETQTTIGYGYRYVTEECPVAVFMVVFQSIVGCIIDAFIIGAVMAKMAKPKKRNETLVFSHFATVAMRDSKLCLMWRVGNLRKSHLVEAHVRAQLLKSRTTAEGEFIPLDQVDIDVGFDSGIDRIFLVSPITIVHEIDEDSPFYEMNKQELETSEFEIVVILEGMVEATAMTTQCRSSYVASEILWGHRFEPVLFEEKNYYKVDYSRFDNTYEVSSTPHCSARELAEKRSNASSLRNSFCYENEVALEKIELEEELEEGESGATRSIQEGPLGDKNTDEGSDSDHNLDSLPLESRPLTAESEI